The DNA region TTTCCTTAATACCCCATGGAGCACCACTACCATGAGTAATCCCTATCTTAACATTCTCAACAGTTATGATCCTTTTTGCTGGAAGAACTCTTTTCACCTCAAAATTATCCATATTTCCATGTACTCCTACAACTTCTGCGATCCTCTGAAGTTCTGGTAAAAAGAAAATATCTTCCCAATCTCCAGCATGAATTATTAAATTCACTCCTTGAAGCTTTTCAACAATAACTTGAGGAAGATAAGGAAAACGAGAAGGAAGATGAGTATCCGAAATTACCCCAATTTTTACCATAAGTCCTCCTTCTCTGTTACTACTATGTATTAAAAAATTGGCGGGGAGGGTGGGACTCGAACCCACATGGCCACGAAGGCCTTACCGGTTTTCAAGACCGGCCCCTTAGCCAATTCGGACACCTCCCCGATGTCCAAAAAAATTATACCATAAATTTTTTAATTTTAAGTTAAAATTTTGTGGTATAATCTTATTCACAAAAAAAGAAGGTGAATTTTATGGAAGTAAAAAGAATAATTCAGGAGAGAAGATCTCTAAGATCCCTTGAGCCTTTTGAAGTAACTCAAGAGTTAATATATGATCTTGCTGAATCAGCCTCTCTTGCCCCTTCATGCTTTAACAATCAACCTTGGCGCTTTATTTTTACCTATGATCAAAATATCCTTAAAGAGTTGTATACCGCTTTAACCCCAAGAAATAATTGGGCTTATAAATCCCCTCTAATAGTTACAGTCTTTACAAAGGATGAGTTAGATTGTCAAATAAAAGGAAGAAATTATGCCCTTCTTGATACTGGGATGGCTGTGGGATTCATGCTTTTAAGGGCCACAGAGTTAGGATTAATAGCTCATCCTATAGCAGGTTATGATGAGGAAAAGGTAAAAAAGATCTTAAATATACCTGAAGATATGACGGCAATTCTATTAATCGTATTTGGAAAACAAGCAAAAGAGATAAATCCAAATCTTTCTGAGGAACAAAAAGAAAGAGAACTGAAAAGGCCAGAAAGACTTCCAATAAAAGATTTTGTGTATTTTAACAAATACAGGTAAAAGATGTTAATTTCTTGTTCAACTGCAGCCTTTATAAATCCAGAAATGACCATAGATGAAAAATTAAAAAATTCTATTGAGGCTTTAACCACTATTTTAGAAAACAACTTCGATGGAATTGAACTCTTTCTTCCTAAGGACTTTGATGAGGAAAAAAGAGAAACCCTCTTTAATGAAGCAAAAAAAATCAGAGGAAAAATATTAACTTTACATGCCCCTAAAAACATTCTTCATAAACCTATAAAGTCTGTACTCCCTGATCTAGTAAAACTAATTAAGGAATGCTATGAGTTGGAAATAAAAATTATTGTTATGCATCCTCCCTTTCAAAAATCCATGGATTCTTTGTTAAAAAATGTATTCTCCATATTCGACAATGTAATCCACTTTGCTTCAAGACATAATGTAATATTAACCATAGAAAATGTACCTTATCTTCTTGATCCACCTCAATTTTACTCTGCTCTTGTGAAGAGATACAGAAATTCTATTGGCATAACCATTGATGTAGAGTATCTTCACTCCACAAAGTATTCCTTGGACAAATATCCTAAAGAATTATTAAAAAACTATCTCCGAAATATACATATAAGGGATTATGATGGACAAAGCTTTGATGAAGAAGGAAAAAGGAGATATTTAAAGTTAGGAGAAGGATTAATCAATTTTAAAGAACTATTTGAAAAGATATTTGAAATTGGATATGACGGTCCTTTAACTGTGGAGACTGTTTTTGATAATAAAATCGAAGACCTAAAATATAGTAGAAACTTTATTATAAAAAACCTTCCTCAAAAATCATTAGCCTCTGGATAAGAGCCTAATATCTTAAAGTCTATACATTCTTCCTTTACCCTCTCAAGGGCTTGAGAGACCTTTTCATCCCATATATGTCCTTGAAAATCTACAAAGAACCTATACTCAAAGGGTTTAGCAGGAACAGGTCTTGATTGAATTAAAGTCATATTTAAACCAAAATCATGTAGTGGTCTCAAAGCCCTGTATAAAGCTCCTGCTTGGTGCTTAACCGAGAAAATTATAGAGGTTTTATCCTTACCCGTTGGTTTTGGAATGTCTTTTCCAAGTACTAAAAATCTTGTCTTATTGTTCCAAGAATCCTGAATATTCTCAGCAAGAATATTTAATCCAAAGACCTCTGCTGCAAAATTACTTGCGATAGCCGCACTTTCTTTTTCTTCCTTTACTATTTTAGCAGCAAAACTTGTGCTTGAGGTTGGTATCTCTTGTACGTTAGGTAAATTTTGCCTCAACCACCTTTTGCACTGGGCAAGAGCTTGGGGATGAGAGTATACCCTTTTGACCTTATTCATGG from Dictyoglomus turgidum DSM 6724 includes:
- a CDS encoding metallophosphoesterase family protein; the protein is MVKIGVISDTHLPSRFPYLPQVIVEKLQGVNLIIHAGDWEDIFFLPELQRIAEVVGVHGNMDNFEVKRVLPAKRIITVENVKIGITHGSGAPWGIKERVRNVFEGETLNAIVFGHTHKAVIEWENNILFFNPGSPTDKFFTDKNTIGYLYVDKDKIWGEIVPIEI
- a CDS encoding nitroreductase family protein, with amino-acid sequence MEVKRIIQERRSLRSLEPFEVTQELIYDLAESASLAPSCFNNQPWRFIFTYDQNILKELYTALTPRNNWAYKSPLIVTVFTKDELDCQIKGRNYALLDTGMAVGFMLLRATELGLIAHPIAGYDEEKVKKILNIPEDMTAILLIVFGKQAKEINPNLSEEQKERELKRPERLPIKDFVYFNKYR
- a CDS encoding sugar phosphate isomerase/epimerase family protein, translated to MLISCSTAAFINPEMTIDEKLKNSIEALTTILENNFDGIELFLPKDFDEEKRETLFNEAKKIRGKILTLHAPKNILHKPIKSVLPDLVKLIKECYELEIKIIVMHPPFQKSMDSLLKNVFSIFDNVIHFASRHNVILTIENVPYLLDPPQFYSALVKRYRNSIGITIDVEYLHSTKYSLDKYPKELLKNYLRNIHIRDYDGQSFDEEGKRRYLKLGEGLINFKELFEKIFEIGYDGPLTVETVFDNKIEDLKYSRNFIIKNLPQKSLASG
- the pheA gene encoding prephenate dehydratase, whose product is MRELEELRREIDELDRKLLEIINKRAQIVLQIRNWKIKNNYPIFDPSREKELLERLVKENQGPLDEKAIIGIFKTIMSYLRALEKDIEVLYLGPEGSFTHQAAVKFFGEGVKFKPLLLVEDIFKSLEEGSEYAVVPIENSLEGTVGSTMDLLAVTTKKVIGEVYLDVRHSLISSEDSMNKVKRVYSHPQALAQCKRWLRQNLPNVQEIPTSSTSFAAKIVKEEKESAAIASNFAAEVFGLNILAENIQDSWNNKTRFLVLGKDIPKPTGKDKTSIIFSVKHQAGALYRALRPLHDFGLNMTLIQSRPVPAKPFEYRFFVDFQGHIWDEKVSQALERVKEECIDFKILGSYPEANDF